The stretch of DNA CAGCGGCAATCAGCCGATCCATATCGGCCATGGTGCCATATTCAGGATTAATGGCTTGATAATCCGAAATGTCATAGCCATTATCCGCATTCGGACTTTGATACACCGGACTAAGCCAAAGTGCGTCAACCCCTAATTCTTGAAGATAGTCTAAACGACTAATGATCCCAGGTAAATCGCCAATGCCATCCCCATTACTATCTTGAAAACTGCGCGGGTAGATCTGGTAGACTACGGCACTTTGCCACCAAGGTTGGCTCATCACAATCAATCCTTTCTAAGTTTAAAATCTTGCTATGTAGACAAAGAAGTCGTAGCGCAAACCTGCACCCCGACCTCTTTGTGATAATACGTTAGTTGCTAATTATTGCTTAGCAAGAAAGGCATCGTATTGCTTTTGTAGTTCTTTTTGAACCTTATCGTAACCAGCAGTCTTCAGTTCCTTATCCATCTTCTTGATGGTTGGTTCTGGATCAGCGGTCCCAGTGTTAAGAATATCGAGGTACTTACTCATAACATTAGATAAGTTGGTGATTTCAGTCTTCAATGAGCTGGTATCAGGGTTGAAGCCTAATGCAGCAGAAGTCTTAGAAGCCTTGATGGAATCATCACGTTTCTTGATCATGGCATTCGTGGTTGAATCAAGGGTGTACAAGTTCTTGTTGTTACCCATCATCCACGCACCAATGAAGTAGTTTGGTTTGTACTTCTTAGTAAGTTTGATCTTACCCTTGGCTTCGTCGGTGAAGTTCCATTGTTGACCTTGAAGACCCCAAGTAATGTTGTTGAGGAGCTTCTTGTCAGTGTTCATCAAGTTCAACACTTTCATAGCTTCAGTCTTATGCTTAGAAGTCTTGGAGATGTTCCAAACCGCAACTTGAGATTGTGCAGATGACTTGTATGGTTCCGTAATGGCTTTAGATTGCATCTTCTTGCCACCGGCATTGTTTTCCAAAGTTGTATCGCCGTAATCGTAAGGACCTTGGGTTTCTTGACGAACGAACCAAGTATTGTCTTGCAAGTTATATTGGGTACTTGAAGTAGCAGCATCCTTTGGAATGTAGCCCTTTTCATAATAGCTGTGCAACGTGTTTAAGATACCCTTCATTTCAGATGTATCATAAACATTGACGATCTTCTTGCTCTTACCACTTGAATCAATGGCGAATGGCAGGCCATTACCCAATGGGAAGTCCATGTGTGCTGGTGATGCCTTGAAGCCTTGACCAATGGCGAAAGCTGCGACACCAGGGTTTTCCTTATGGAACTTCGCTAAAGCTGGTTCCATGCTGGCATATGAACTAACGCCACTGATATTAATATTGTATTTATCTAAGAATGACTGGTTAAAGGTCAACATATTTTGGGCATAAACGTTCGCATTTACAGGGAAGCCGTAAATTTTACCGTTGACTTTCAAGCCTTTCCAATATGAAGGGTTAACTTCTTTATAAGCCTTCTTAGCAACGCCAGTCTTCAAATCGCTGGTCATATCAGCGTAAGCACCTTTGAGGGCGTTGTTGGTATAGTTTTGTGAGAACGCTAAATCGTAACTGTTCCCAGAAGTAACCATGACGTTATACTTTTGTTGATAATCGCCCCAGCCAATGAAATTCATCTTAATATTGATGTCTTTATAGGTCTTATGAACTTCTTTGTTGGCCTTTTTGATCATCGCTGAATAGTTCTTGGGCTTGTCCCCTGGCATATACATGTTAACTGTGGTGGCATTACTTGATGAACTGTTTGACTTACCACAGCCAGCTAAAGCAATAGTCCCTAGTGCAGCAACACTAATCACGGCTGCACCCTTTATAAATTTGTTCATAACTTTTCATCCTCCTCGGAATGAGTCAATGTGTGCGATCCAATCGGTCAAACGAGATGATTGCTAAACTTAAGATCCCGAATCTCTGAATGTGACAAAATCATCCTTAACCTAATCGGTGCCCACACCGGCAATAATTTAAACACAACCTAATGCTCGAATTAACCTTTGACCCCGCCAATAGTCATCCCTTTGACGAAGTACTTTTGGAAGAATGGGTAGGTCAACGCAATTGGTAACGTTGCCACTACAACGACCGCGAAACGCATCCCTTCAGTTGGCACGCTGGCAGCACCAGCAATTGCCCCATTATTAGACATGTTCTGAGTCATGTATTGAATGTTGTTTTGAATCTTAACCAGCAAGTATTGCAGTGGTGTGACACTGTCCTTGTTGATGTACAGTAACGCATTCATCCAATCGTTCCAGTAACCTAATGATGTAAATAGACTAATCGTGGCAATCCCAGGAATGGCTAACGGCACCACAATGTTCCAGAAGATCCGCATTTCACTGGCACCGTCAATCCGTGCTGATTCAATAATCGCTTCTGGAATCGAGGTCTTAAAGAACGTTCGCATAATCAAAACGTTATAAACCCCGAAACTCATTGGCAAGATCAGTGCCCAGATATTATCTTGTAACCCCAACATTTGAGTCACAATTAAGTAAGTTGGCACCATCCCAGGAACAAAGAGCATGGAAATCAAAGCAAAGATGGTAAAGAATCTAGCATAAGCAAAGCCCTTACGAGAAATTGCATACGCATAAGTTGAACTAAACAAACTGTTCATAATGGTCCCGACGATAGTTACGAATATGGTAACCCCAAGTGAAACAAGCACTTGATGGCCCATTCTTGACAAGTATTGATAACTGGCAAAAGTCCAATGCTTAGGCCAGAATTGATACCCATAAGCAGTAATATCCGATTCCTTCGTCAAGGACAAAATAATGATGAAGAAAAATGGCAAAATACAAGTTAAAGCGAAAATACCCAGAAAGATGTTGAAAAACAGGTTGGCGCCAGGTCCGAACTTGCGAATTTCAACTGCTGAAATATGCTTTTTTTTACGCAATGGCGTCACCTCCTAAAATAGTGCTGATTCTGGTTGTACACGACGAACAATCCAGTTGCTGACGATAATGAGTAAGGCACCGACAACGGATTGTAGTAATCCGGCAGCAGTAGACATCCCAATATCGTTCGTGGTCGTTAACGCCCGGTAAATAAAGGTATCGAACGTTTGCGTCACGTTGATCAAAGCCCCAGATGAACGTGGAATTAAGTAGAATAGCCCGAAATCACTCCGGAAGATCCCACCAATGTTCAAGATCAGCATCAATGTTGCGACAGGTAAAATGTGTGGTAAAGTAACATTCTTGATTTGTTGCCACTTATTAGCACCATCCATCATCGCGGCATCGTAATACGATGGGTCAATCCCCATGGCAGTGGCGAAGTAAAGGATACTGTTGTAACCGATCCCTTTCCAAACCCCTAAGAAGATAATGATAAACGGCCAGACCCACGGCGTGTTATAGAAGTCAATTGGCGTTCCGCCCATGGCTTGGATAATGTGATTAAAGATCCCTTTATCTGAGCTCAAGAAAGCGTAAACGAAGTATGACAGAATCGCCCATGATAAGAAGTATGGGAACAACATTGACGTTTGATAAACCTTCAATAGTCGTTGATTCCGCATTTGACTCATCACAACCCCGAAGAAGATGGCAAAGAAGAAGTTCAGTAACAGGAAGGTCAAATTGTACCCAATCGTGTTACGAATAACGATCCAGAAATCCGCGGACTTGAAGAAGAAGGTAAAGTTCTGGAAGCCAACCCAAGGACTATGAAGCACGCTGTAAATAAATCCTTGATCTGAATATTGAAAATTTTGGAAGGCCACAACGTTAGCCAACACTGGAATGTAGAAGAAAACGATTAAGAACAGTGAGCCCGGTGCAACCATCAATAAGAACACTCGGTTGTCTCGAAGTTGCCGAAAGAAATTCTTCTTCTTAACCGGCGGTAGCTCAACTGCTTCGGTAACAGCAGGATCTTGCGTCATCGTTTCTCCCTCCTTTCATTTATTACACTTGTTATAGTAACCGCTTTCTTTTGTTGCAACAATCAACTAACTAAAGGGATATGTTCACAAATTTAAGATTTTGGCAAAATTAGGTATATTCTTTGTACAAAAATCAACAAGTTACTTCTTGCCGCTCCAGTTGGTCTGTACTCGGCTGGCACCAATGCGCGCTCCGATTCATCAATATTTTTAGTGATAAACTCAACTATTGCTCATATTTAAAACAGCTGGTTAAACGCACGTCTCCGTTGACCAGTACGTTTACTGTGAGGCAGACCTGCAGCCAAGAAACGGTCTGCAGGGCGCTTTCAAGCCGCAACCCATGTCTTAAAAGTCGACCAGACACTAACCTGGGTAAATTCGCCCAGCTAAGTGTCTCGACACGGCAAACGAACTGGTCCACTCCGACGTTAAATAGCGATTGTGATTCGAGCAATAGTAAAGTCAGGACATGGCAAAAAGCCAATTAATATTAGGGTCACTATTTAGCGCAGGGCGGGCTGGATGATGCTCAGTGGTGAAATTTCTCTTTGCTGGTGGTCTTTCCAGCTTAGAGAAAGCCCGGCTTGTGAGACCGCCTTTTGGCTCACAAACGTGGTCACCACGTTCCAGCATCAGTCCAGACCAACCGGAGCGGTAAGTTAAGCGGATGCTTGCATACTTCGACACACGCCATTTAAGCTGTCCTTTAACGCTAACTGTTTCAAAAATTTAAAAAATGTGCCCGGGGGAAACTCAATTCCCTAGCACATTTAATAACTAATAATCGATTCAGTATTAAATCCAGTCTAACCACAGCGGCAAGTTTGTCGAATCTATTTTTAAACTCAATTAACCGTTAGAACGAAAGATCACAGGCGCTGACAATTTCTTTGTATAGACCGTGACCAATCAAGCCGTTGCTGTGCTTATCCATCGGTAACAATGGTTCGTGCAGTTCGGCTAGATCATCGCGCCCAGCTTGCCAAGCCTTAATTCGCCAGCTAACTGTGTCACAACGCGCAATCTGACCACCCAGGCGGACGTCAATGATTTCAAAGCCATTGCCACGACGCTGTTGATGCCAAAGGTCGCGGAACTCATCTAGTAACACCACTAATTGCTGCCGACAACGCGTAATCGCTTGTAAGGCCGCCACTGCCATTTCATCATGCGCAGTCGTTGCGCCCAATTTGGCAACCGCTTGTAAGGCGCGTGATTTGGCCAAAACCGTTTTAGCCAACTGGCGATAAAAGGTCAACATGAGCCGATTATCGGCACGTAATTGTACTTGTCCTAACGTTCCAATCAACTGTTGGTACTGGCTTTCAATATCGGCTTGTTGTAAATTCTCCCGATAACGTTGTAATAATAAATCTTCATAAAGCACAATTTTGCTAACATTATCGGCATCCGCATTGACCGTCTTAGTGAAGTTGTCAAATTGATCTAAAACTTTGTAAAACTCTGGTGATTCACCCTGAGTTAACGCATATTCGGTATCAATGGTTTCCGGTTGAACGGTCGCATGATATTGATAGGCCGCAAACGCCTGTAACCCATACCACGCTGCACTATCTGGCACTTCGGCCCCATCATCGAACCAAATTGTTGCAACAACCTGTTGAACACCACTAGCTTTAGCGGCAGTTAAACCAGCAGCGACCGTCGCCAACATTTTACTTTGGTTAGGCGCTAAAGCACTCCAAGTCCAAATGCCCCCTGCAAAGACCACATCATCACTCAATTCAAAATGTTGGGCAAATCGATCGCGATAAGTCTGTTCATCTTCATGATAATAATCCCAATAAACTTGGCCCACTGGTGGTAAACTTGCTTTAAATTTTGCATCAAAATGAACTTCAGGATCGTACATTTCATGTTTAGGTGAGGCAAACGTGAACCAGAGATCACTCCACATATAGGCTTTGAGTCCTAGTTCTTTAGTTAATCCCACGACCATTTTTAGTTGATCAAGAATTAGGGTTTGCTGATCCGTATAGCCATTTTGATCTAAATAACGGCCGCGTCCAAGTTGATAGGCTTCATCCATCCCAATATGGATCTTATTGGTCGTAAATGGCGCACTGGCTGCCTGCAAAAGGTGGGTTAAAAAGGTCTTGGTGGCTGGGGCGCCAACTAACAAGGTATCATCCGTATCCTTGACTGCATCATGCGCATCCCATTTCAGTGCATTATGCACATGGGCTAACGTTTGTACGGCCGGCACAATTTTGACTCCAAATTGATCCCCATATAACGCAATCGCATGTAGCTGAGCTTGACTGTAGCGACCCCGTTCCCGGCCAAAATAAGGTTCAGCTGGAATTTCAAATAAATCTTCTAAGTATAACCATAATTCGTTGTAGCCCATGCTGGCTAAACGCCGAATCATCCGTTGAATCATTGCTACAGTTGGCACCCCGTTACGGGCAACATCCAACATGGCTGCCATTACCTTGAACTGTGGGCGCTGTTCAATTTCAAACTGCGTTGCTTGAACCGCCTTGCCGGCTAACAATGCCGCCCCACGCATTAAATCAACGGCACTCCCGTAGGTTAAAGATGCACTGGCACCATCACGCGCTAGCACCACGCCGGCAAGCCCTTTTTGACAAGTCACCGTTACGTCAATTGCTGTCAAATCATTCACTGAACAGACTGCCTGAACTGCTTGAACTTGTTCGGCACTCAATCCGCGCCATTTGATCATGTTATTTTCCTCCTCAGGTTCCTACTTGATATGTTTATCCGACTGAAATATACCATAATGTAAAATTACGAACTAGGTAAGCGTTAACATTTTTGTTTAAAGTTGTCAGGCAGGCTATATCAGGTTCCCGGCCGATACCAATTTAACGCACTTAATCAGTCAACCAGTTCTATTTGTTAATCAGAGACGGCGCCATCCCGAAATAGCGTTTAAACAATTTACTAAAATAGAGTGGGTCCTGATAACCAACCGATCGTGAGACTTCCCCCACGGTGAGCTGTTCTTTTGCTAACAGATCCTTAGCGCGCCGCATTCGCAACTTCGTCAAATAGTTAATCGGGCTTTCACCTTGAACCGTTTTAAACGTTCGCGATAAAACGGCTGGACTAATGTGTAAGGTCGCCGCTAAACTGCTCAGCGTCAGTTCTTCACTATAGTGGGCTTCTAAATAATAAGTCGCTGCACTCACTAACGCCGCATGTTCTTGTTTGACACTGCCTTCATCTTTCAACGATAAATAATCACTGCTGACGGCATTTTCTGGCAAAGCACGCAACAATAAGCATAACAATTCGACCACGAGTGCTTGCAGTAAAACTTCATGACCGAATTCTGATGGCCGCTGACTCTCCGTGACGACCCGTTGCGCACAAGCCATAAATTCGGTTTGAAGTGGGCCAAAGTTGATCAAACTATCTGCGAACGGTAAATGATCCGGCGTTTGTCCCGGCAAGGCCACATGCCGAAACCCAATATGCAACTGTAAGCTCTGCGATGCGGGTGGTTGGGTTTCTTGATGATGAACTCCCGGATTGAATAGTAACGCTTGACCAGCCACAACGCGTCGCCAGCGGCCTTCTACATTGTAATCAGAATAACCCGTTAACATGATCGATAACTCTAAAAAGGTATGTTTATGATAAATATAAGTTCCAGGCTGGTCGTTGCGATAAGGAAACGCATACAAGACATCCGGAATGAATTCTTTGAGTTTTAACAAGTAACCGCCCCCTTTGGCAAAAAATGCCATGTAATCAGTCAAAATATTCCATTCAAATCAAAGCCATTTATCGGCATACTAATAACCTAAGCTGGTGTCAGCGGGTGAACCCGTAACTTTCACACCAAGAGAGGTTGTGCACTATGAATCCTTATCAGTGGGTCTGGCAATATGCCAAAAAAAGTCGCTGGCAAATTGTGGTGGCCCTAATTCTGATCGTGATTAATTCGGCCGGTATCGTGGTCGTCCCATTACTAGGCGGCTTAATCGTCGACCGCGTCATTAATCAGGGCCATACCCAATTATTAATTCCTTATTTAGCTATCATGCTTGGCATGACCTTGTTTCGGACACTGATCCGCTACTGCTACATCATTCTCTGTGAACGAATCGGTCAAAATTCACTTTATAATATTCGCCATGATTTATTCACTCAGCTCCAGTCCTTGGATTACACTTTTTTCAACTCGGTCACGAGTGGTGATATCATGGCACGACTCACTGGCGATACGGATGCCATTCGACACTTTTTATGTTGGGTCACTTACAACACGCTAGAATGTGTGTTGTGGTTCCTAACCGCCATCTTCGTTATGGCCGCCATCAACTGGCAACTCATGCTCGCGTTAGTTATCTTGACCCCCTTTATTGCCATCCTCACCAATCGCATGAGCAAGGAAGCACACTCGGTCTTCTTCAATATCCGACAAAGCTTTGCCCGTTTAAACGCGATGGTCGAAGAAAACATTTCCGGTAACCGGGTCATCCGCGCCTTTGCACGAGAAAAATTCGAAGTTCAAAAATTTGAAAAGTTAAATCGTGATTATCGTGATAAAAACATGGCTTCAGCGGCAGTCTCACGACGTTATTTGCCAGCGCTAGACTTCTTAGCTTCATTGTTATCCGTCATCGTTTTACTATTTGGGAGCTTCTTAGTCATCAATCACCACATGACTTTAGGAGCGCTAGTTTCATTTAACGGCTTCCTCTGGATGCTGAACCAACCGATGCGCATGAGTGGCTGGCTGATTAATGATATTCAACGCTTTTCGGCAGCGACCATCAAGATTCGCGCGATGCTGGATGCCCAACCGGTTATCAAGCCAACGAAGAATGTCGCCGTCACGCCGATCAAAGGTGAAGTCACTTTTCAACACGTCGACTTTGCCTTTCCAGACGCGCCAGAAGTTAAAGTGCTCGATGATATCAACTTCACGGTCAAACCCGGTCAAACTTTAGGTATTCTAGGTGAGACCGGTTCTGGTAAATCAACCTTAATGAACATGATTGCGCGATTTTATGACCCCACCAGCGGCCAAGTTCTCGTTGATGGTCGAGATGTGCGGGACTGGCCCGCGCAAGTGCTCCGTAATCAAACCACGATTGTGACCCAAGACTTGTTCCTATTTTCCGATTCCATCGTGGACAATATCAATTATGGTAATCGACAGGCACCCGAACAATTCATCCGTGAAATGGCTGATATCGCCGATGCTAATAACTTCATTAGTACGATGCCTGATGGCTATGGCACAGTTGTCGGTGAGCGGGGCGTCGGTTTATCTGGTGGTCAAAAACAACGCATCTCTTTGACACGGGCCTTGGTTAAAGATCCCCGTATTCTGATTTTGGACGATACCACCAGCGCGCTTGATATGGAAACAGAAGCGACCATTCAAAAACGATTACGTAAAGTAACGCGCGATAAAACGGTCTTCATCATCGCCTCACGAACCTCATCTTTACGTCGTGCGGATCAAATTATCGTGCTTCGGCATGGCCGGATCGTTGAACACGGAACCCATGAAGACTTGCTCGCAATGGACGGCTATTATGCCGAAACTTATCGCCGGCAATTGGGCTTACTCAAAACAGCGAAAGGAGCTGATGACCTTGGCAAAGCGTAATACGTACAACGAAGACGAAAAGTTAAATGAACACTTTAATTGGCACGATTATGCGCGTCTTGGTCATTATTTACGCCCCTATTCTTGGCGGATGTTGCTAGTCCTGGGCTCAATTCTCATTGGAAATATTGCCGTGATCTTAGGGCCTTATCTGATGAAAGTCGCCATTGATTCAGCGATTCCACAACGTAACTTTCAGCTGCTCTGGTTGCTAGGGGGGATCTTTCTCGCTAGCCTCCTCGTTGCCTTTGGTTGTTTCCGTTACCGAATCTGGGCCATTACCGAAATTGGACAAAATTTACTCATTGATATGCGAACCGATCTATTCACGAATTTACAACAGTTACCCTTTTCCTATTTTGACTCCCGACCACATGGCAAAATCCTGATTCGAGTCGTCAACTATATCAATACGTTGAGTGATCTGTTAGCTAATGGCCTAGTTAATTTGATTTCTGACATTATTTCACTACTCGTCACCTTGGTCTTCATGTTTGCCATCAACTGGAAATTAACCCTAGATAGTTTAGTTTTGATTCCTTTCCTATTAATTTGGGCGTACTACATCCAAAAGAAACAACGGGTCGCTTATCGTGAATTGAGTAATAAACAATCGAATTTAAACGCTTACATTCATGAAAGTATTGATGGCATCAAAGTAACACAGGGTTTCGCACAAGAAAATAATGCCATTCATGCCTTTGATACAGTCGCTAATGATAACCGTGATTCCTATATGCGGGCGGTTAAAGTTCAATACGCTTTGAGTCCAGGGGTTCAAAATATCTCAACGATGACGACTGCCTTGATCTACTTTATTGGGATTCAGCAGCTAGGCGTCGTGGTCAGTACTGGGACCCTGATTGCCTTTCTCGGCTATATTAATAATTTCTGGAATCCGGTCATCAATATTGGGAACTTCTATAATTCTTTGATCACCGCTACTGCCTATTTGGAACGAATCTTTGAAACTATGGACGAAAAACCGACCGTGATTGACGCGCCTGATGCGTTTGCCTTACCACCAATTAAAGGTGATGTCCGGTTCAACGACGTTTCTTTCCGTTATGACGATGATGGTCCGCTGAACTTACATGACGTTTCATTTCATGCCCAAGCTGGTCAAACCATTGCTTTGGTTGGTCCAACTGGTGCCGGCAAATCAACCATTATTAATTTACTCTCGCGTTTTTACAACGTCACCAGTGGCACAATTACGATTGATAACGTGGACATTAGCCAAGTAACCTTGAAATCGTTACGGACGCAAATGGGGGTCATGCAACAAGATACCTTCATCTTTTCTGGCACGATCATGGATAACATTCGTTACGGCCGCCTAGACGCTACCGATGAAGAAGTGATTCACGCGGCTAAGATCGCCCGTGCAGATAATTTCATTGAGACATTGCCAGACGGCTATCAAACAACCGTCCAAGAACGTGGGGGTAGCATGTCTGCCGGCCAGCGCCAACTACTAGCATTTGCGCGCGTACTCTTAGCGGACCCGCGGATCTTAATTTTGGATGAAGCGACCGCGGCCATTGATACTAAAACCGAAGCCCTCCTACAAGCAGGCTTAAATGAACTGCTCAAGGGCCGTACCAGTTTCATCGTGGCACATCGACTCTCAACGATTCAACAAGCTGACCAGATTCTGGTCGTTAACGATGGTCAGATCGTCGAAGCAGGCCGCCATGAAGACCTTTTAGCCAAACGGGGGGAATACTATGAGCTTTATGAATCACAGTATCGCATGCTGCAAGCAGAGTAACGACTAATTTCAGAGTGTCTGTGATAAAAGGCAAGATGAGTCTGGTAGTTTATGCCAGACTCTTTTTGTTTCGCAAAAATTTGATAAAGACCTTTAATTTATGCACATCCTGGTATATTTTTACACTTGAAATATACCATGTAAGCGATTAGAATCAAACCATTAACCCACAATTAACGGCAAAAGTTGTTGGTCAGACTATACCAACTGGAGGAAACATTATGGCGAAATACGAAATCTTATATCAACGGCTGCGCATGGCGATCTTACGGGGAGAGTATGCCCCAAATGATCGGCTACCTAGCGAGAACGCCGTCGCGATTAAGTACGGCGTCAGTCGGATCACTTCGAAAAGAGCCTTAAATGATTTGGCTGCGGCAGATCTCGTTTATCGCGTTCGGGGTGGCGGAACTTACGTTAAACCACACAAGAGCACGACCCAACGCCAAATCTTACTGGTCTTGCCTTTTCCAGAAACAACGGCTTTTGGCGATTATCAAAGTGGCATTCGTGCGACGCTCAAAGATACGACTTGGAAATTAAAACTCATGGCTAACGAGGCTTTTTTACAGTTAGACATGAGTGCCCTCTCACACCAGTACGCCGGAATTATTTACTATCCACAAAACTTAGCCACTGAAATGCCGGTTCTAATGGCCCTGCATGCCCAACGTTTACCATTGGTCGTTTTAGACAAACGACCTTCAGCATTGGCGATTCCAAGCGTCGTTAGTGATAACGTGGCTGGGGGCAGTAGCGCTTGTGATCATTTA from Lactiplantibacillus brownii encodes:
- a CDS encoding GntR family transcriptional regulator codes for the protein MAKYEILYQRLRMAILRGEYAPNDRLPSENAVAIKYGVSRITSKRALNDLAAADLVYRVRGGGTYVKPHKSTTQRQILLVLPFPETTAFGDYQSGIRATLKDTTWKLKLMANEAFLQLDMSALSHQYAGIIYYPQNLATEMPVLMALHAQRLPLVVLDKRPSALAIPSVVSDNVAGGSSACDHLQALGHQRIAFLPATPFWQTFTGTVSDRFMGYFNELTLNKIDPSLPLRWAQALQACSDALQLQAYIQAQAITAIIAENDVIALRAMHQLQEVDPNVMQSLALIGFDNLPAAEKNKPALTTVVQDFANIGAKAVEALLDQINNPKRTFNDQTVVDIKLMVRASTEDVLR